Within the Novosphingobium pentaromativorans US6-1 genome, the region ACCTCCGGGAGCACCGCATTGCCCAAGGCAGTGGTGCACGGGCACGGTTCGATGGCGCGGCATGCCCAGGTTCTGGCCGACAATCATTTTCCCACCCCGGGACACGACGTGCTGTGTGTCCTGCCGATGTTCTGGGTTGGTGGCCTCAGCATGCTGCTGGAAACCTTCATCAATGGCGGCTCCATCGTTCTGCCCGCAGGCGTCTCGCCCCAATCGGTTGCCACGGCGCTGCAGAAACTTGGCGCGGACATGCTGCATGGGTGGCATGCCCAGCTCAAGACCGTGCGGGACCTGATGCTGGAACAAGGCGCAGATATCGAAGGTATCCGCAACTTGCGCACCGAACGCCTGCCTGACGGCACACCGCGTCCGCCCGATCTTGTCCCCAATTCGCTGGGCATGACGGAGAGTTTCGGACCGCACTGCGCCTCGCCCGTCGGGACCTTGCTGCCCGAGGATCGACGCGGCGCATTCGGTCCTCCGATCGGCACGGGCGACCGCCGGGTGGTGAATCCCGATACGGGCGAGGTGCTCGAGCCCGGACAAGTCGGCGAACTGCAGCTTCGCGGCGGCGCCTTGATGAAGGGATATTACAAGCGCGAGCGCAGCGAGACATTCACGCCTGACGGCTACTTCGCGACCAACGACCTCGTTCGTATCGAGCCTGACGGACACATGTATTTCTCGGGCCGCCTTGGCGACATGCTGAAAACCAAGGGTGCCAACGTATCGCGCCTGGAAGTGGAGTCCGCGCTGCGCGGCCTGGACGGCGTTCGCGAAGTCGTCGTTTGCGGGCTTCCCGATCCGGAACTGGGTGACCGCGTGGTTGCTGCCGTCGCTCCGGCAGCCGACGCGACGCTGGACGAGGCCGCGATGAAGGCCGCCTTGTCGGAGCGCCTTCCCGCCTACAAGATTCCGACGGATATCGTGGTTATCGATCACGATGACTTCCTCTGGACGCCTTCGGGCAAGATCCGCATCGCCGACATGGCGCAGTTGATCGCTGGAAGGATCGGGCACTCAGCGTAACCCCTTGCACGAG harbors:
- a CDS encoding class I adenylate-forming enzyme family protein, whose amino-acid sequence is MSAGKDNSAQGAAQPQSLPELLDYCAQRYGDDPAIRAEGLTLSFRELQAAAADMARGLLTAGVGKGSRVALLAGNTPFWIVSFFASAQVGALTIPISTLASPGELAHILRHSDAHLLLAERTYVGRDYGQLIERALPSLSQAVGGGPLRLHEVPYLRSIWLDDPAGLEWAGDTGALIAAGKSDKALDEAFLAGIKEGIHPSDDGVIIYTSGSTALPKAVVHGHGSMARHAQVLADNHFPTPGHDVLCVLPMFWVGGLSMLLETFINGGSIVLPAGVSPQSVATALQKLGADMLHGWHAQLKTVRDLMLEQGADIEGIRNLRTERLPDGTPRPPDLVPNSLGMTESFGPHCASPVGTLLPEDRRGAFGPPIGTGDRRVVNPDTGEVLEPGQVGELQLRGGALMKGYYKRERSETFTPDGYFATNDLVRIEPDGHMYFSGRLGDMLKTKGANVSRLEVESALRGLDGVREVVVCGLPDPELGDRVVAAVAPAADATLDEAAMKAALSERLPAYKIPTDIVVIDHDDFLWTPSGKIRIADMAQLIAGRIGHSA